Proteins encoded by one window of Clostridium cagae:
- a CDS encoding aldehyde dehydrogenase family protein has product MNDFNMIDIESIVKNIVKELTGNEKEQGAIITATAPKEVNPLVDIEKKIMGFMNTPTMQAGEYGVFEDINDAIEQAWLAEQEYRKVGLDKRTEIIEAFKAEVRKNVEEISRRTFEETGMGRYEDKILKNNLALDKTPGVEDLEAGVKTGDGGLTLYEMSPFGVIGAIAPSTNPTETIINNGISMLAGGNTVVFSPHPGAKDVSVFIIQLINKAIERVNGPKNLIVTVRNPNIESTNIMLSHPKVNMICATGGPGIVKVALSSGKKAVGAGAGNPPVVVDETADIEKAAVDIIDGCSFDNNLPCICEKEVIVVDKVTDYLKTCMSKYCALEITDKNMLAQLEKLVLTENGTINKKFVGKNADYIMSKLGINIDPSIRVIFAEVGANHPFAVEELMMPILPIIRVRNVDEAIELGVELEHGNRHTAIMHSKHIDNLSKFAKAVQTTIFVKNAPSYAGIGYGAEGHGTFTIAGPTGEGLTSARTFTRKRRCVMVDNFSIK; this is encoded by the coding sequence ATGAATGATTTCAATATGATAGATATAGAAAGTATAGTTAAGAATATTGTTAAAGAGCTTACAGGAAATGAGAAAGAACAAGGGGCTATAATTACTGCCACTGCTCCAAAAGAAGTAAATCCATTAGTAGATATTGAAAAGAAAATAATGGGATTTATGAATACTCCTACAATGCAAGCTGGTGAATATGGAGTATTTGAAGATATAAATGATGCTATAGAACAAGCATGGTTGGCAGAACAAGAATATAGAAAAGTTGGATTGGATAAAAGAACTGAAATAATTGAAGCATTTAAAGCAGAAGTTAGAAAAAATGTAGAAGAAATATCTCGTAGAACTTTTGAAGAAACTGGAATGGGAAGATATGAAGATAAAATACTTAAAAATAACCTTGCTTTAGATAAAACTCCAGGTGTAGAAGACCTTGAAGCTGGAGTTAAAACTGGAGATGGTGGATTAACTCTTTATGAAATGTCACCATTTGGAGTTATAGGAGCAATTGCACCATCAACTAATCCAACTGAAACAATAATAAACAATGGAATATCAATGCTTGCAGGAGGTAACACAGTTGTATTTTCACCTCATCCAGGAGCAAAAGATGTTTCAGTATTTATAATACAACTTATTAATAAAGCAATAGAAAGAGTAAATGGACCTAAGAATCTTATAGTTACTGTTAGAAATCCAAATATTGAAAGTACTAATATAATGCTATCTCATCCAAAAGTTAATATGATTTGCGCAACAGGTGGTCCAGGAATTGTTAAAGTAGCATTATCAAGTGGAAAAAAAGCAGTAGGAGCTGGAGCTGGAAATCCACCAGTAGTTGTTGATGAAACTGCTGATATTGAAAAAGCTGCAGTTGATATTATAGATGGTTGTAGCTTTGATAATAATTTACCATGTATTTGTGAAAAAGAGGTAATAGTAGTAGATAAAGTTACTGATTACTTAAAGACTTGTATGTCAAAATATTGTGCTTTAGAAATAACTGATAAAAATATGCTTGCACAATTAGAAAAACTTGTTTTAACAGAGAATGGAACTATAAACAAGAAATTTGTTGGAAAAAATGCTGATTATATAATGAGTAAGTTAGGAATTAATATAGATCCAAGTATAAGAGTTATATTTGCTGAAGTTGGAGCAAATCATCCATTTGCAGTTGAAGAACTTATGATGCCAATTTTACCTATTATAAGAGTTAGAAATGTAGATGAAGCTATTGAGCTTGGTGTTGAACTTGAACATGGAAATAGACACACTGCTATAATGCACTCAAAACATATAGATAATTTAAGTAAATTTGCGAAAGCAGTACAAACAACTATATTTGTTAAAAATGCTCCATCATATGCTGGAATTGGATATGGTGCAGAAGGACATGGAACATTTACTATTGCAGGCCCAACTGGAGAAGGTTTAACATCTGCAAGAACATTTACAAGAAAAAGAAGATGTGTAATGGTAGATAATTTCTCTATTAAATAG
- the pduB gene encoding propanediol utilization microcompartment protein PduB produces the protein MQEQLMRNIISEVLKNIENTIDMNENKEELKNIQNFQNNKISLENDIPEFVGSAIGDTVGLVIANVNELLLNKMNVSKKYRSIGIIGARTGASAQIISADEAVKGTNSEIIKVELARDTKGNAGHGVLIIFGAADVSDVRQAVEITLNDLNRTFGNLYINECGHLEIQYTPRASYACNKAFNAPIGTAFGVIVGAPAAIGLLMADSALKASNVNIIDHWSPAYKTSYSNECVTTIYGDSEAVKQALITAREVGTNVLSKIGSTPTSQSTPYI, from the coding sequence GTGCAGGAGCAATTAATGAGAAATATTATATCTGAGGTTTTGAAAAATATAGAAAATACAATTGATATGAATGAAAATAAAGAAGAATTAAAAAATATCCAAAATTTTCAGAATAATAAGATTAGTCTTGAAAATGATATTCCTGAGTTTGTTGGAAGTGCAATTGGAGATACAGTAGGTCTTGTTATAGCAAATGTAAATGAATTACTACTTAATAAGATGAATGTTTCTAAAAAATATAGATCTATTGGAATAATAGGAGCACGTACTGGTGCAAGTGCACAGATAATTTCTGCTGATGAGGCTGTAAAAGGAACTAATTCAGAAATTATAAAAGTTGAGCTTGCAAGAGATACAAAGGGTAATGCAGGTCATGGAGTATTAATAATTTTTGGAGCAGCTGATGTATCAGATGTAAGACAAGCTGTAGAAATTACTCTAAATGATTTAAATAGAACATTTGGTAATCTATACATTAATGAATGTGGACATCTAGAAATTCAATATACCCCAAGAGCTAGTTACGCTTGTAATAAGGCGTTTAATGCACCTATAGGAACCGCATTTGGAGTTATAGTAGGAGCACCAGCAGCAATAGGACTTCTAATGGCAGATAGTGCGTTAAAAGCATCAAATGTTAATATAATAGATCACTGGTCACCAGCTTATAAAACTAGCTATAGCAATGAATGTGTAACGACAATTTATGGTGATTCAGAAGCTGTTAAACAAGCTTTAATTACAGCAAGAGAAGTAGGTACAAATGTTTTATCTAAAATAGGAAGTACTCCTACTTCACAAAGTACTCCTTACATTTAA
- a CDS encoding cation:dicarboxylate symporter family transporter, whose translation MNSTFLTDFLMVTNLKTILFIGILIGMFYLIKVLERKKVNFSKRMILSTVLGLLLGSVIQVAAGLPETTDNITWINEVTKWYGLFGYGFMDLLKMLVVPLVFLSIIRVIINMKEGENLGKLTFRSLFVLLSTTTIAAIVGIFVGNLFKLGVGFEVIKNNSEIKEISSVVDTLRALLPSNPVKAMADSNVVGIVIFAGFIGVAMNRLKKKYSDVIKPAKDLVEAAYKITTSVAMTVIKFMPYAVIALLANTIAARGIPALMSVLDFIIALYVSIAIVFVIHLVIIALNGLNPIKYLKNTMEPLILAFTSRSSLGTLPVTIETLTEKVGVDEGIASFVGSLGSNAGMNGCAAIYPALMAVTIANMSGTPMDFSFYGMLLVIIVISSLGIAGLPGSATMAVSVVISGMGMGNYFSLAGGILAIDPILDMGRTMLNVNGTMVTTVTVANSFDKIDKEKNINNK comes from the coding sequence AAGTGAACTTTTCTAAGCGAATGATTTTATCAACGGTTTTAGGATTGCTACTTGGGAGTGTAATACAGGTAGCAGCAGGATTACCAGAAACAACAGATAATATAACATGGATAAATGAAGTTACAAAGTGGTACGGATTATTTGGCTATGGATTTATGGATTTATTAAAAATGTTAGTTGTACCATTAGTTTTTCTTTCAATAATAAGAGTAATTATTAATATGAAAGAAGGAGAAAACTTAGGGAAACTTACATTTAGATCATTATTTGTTTTACTTAGCACAACTACAATTGCCGCTATAGTGGGGATTTTTGTAGGAAATTTATTTAAATTAGGAGTAGGATTTGAAGTTATTAAAAATAACTCTGAAATAAAGGAAATAAGCTCTGTAGTTGATACACTAAGAGCACTACTACCGTCAAATCCAGTTAAAGCTATGGCTGATTCAAATGTAGTTGGCATAGTTATTTTTGCAGGATTTATTGGAGTTGCAATGAATAGACTTAAAAAGAAATACTCTGACGTAATAAAACCTGCTAAGGATCTAGTAGAAGCAGCTTATAAAATCACCACAAGTGTAGCCATGACGGTGATTAAATTTATGCCTTATGCTGTAATAGCATTACTTGCAAATACAATTGCAGCAAGAGGGATACCAGCACTTATGAGTGTATTAGATTTCATAATAGCTTTATATGTTAGTATAGCTATAGTGTTTGTAATACATTTAGTAATAATAGCTCTTAATGGTTTAAATCCTATAAAATATTTAAAAAATACAATGGAACCTTTAATACTAGCTTTTACTTCAAGATCTAGCTTAGGAACATTACCTGTAACTATTGAAACATTAACAGAAAAAGTTGGAGTAGATGAAGGAATCGCAAGCTTTGTTGGGAGTTTAGGATCTAATGCGGGAATGAATGGATGTGCAGCTATATATCCAGCATTGATGGCAGTTACAATTGCTAACATGTCAGGAACACCTATGGATTTTAGCTTTTATGGAATGCTACTTGTAATAATAGTAATAAGTTCTCTTGGAATTGCAGGACTTCCAGGCAGCGCTACCATGGCAGTATCTGTAGTAATATCAGGTATGGGAATGGGAAATTATTTTTCTTTGGCAGGAGGCATTCTTGCAATAGATCCAATTCTTGATATGGGACGTACAATGCTTAATGTAAATGGAACAATGGTAACAACAGTTACCGTTGCAAATAGTTTTGATAAAATAGATAAAGAAAAAAATATTAATAATAAGTAA
- the pduA gene encoding propanediol utilization microcompartment protein PduA, with protein MKDALGMVETKGLIGAIEAADAMVKSANVTLVGYEKIGSGLVTVMVRGDVGAVKAATDAGAAAAQKVGEVVSIHVIPRPHIDTEKILPQSNL; from the coding sequence ATGAAAGATGCATTAGGAATGGTAGAAACAAAAGGGTTAATAGGAGCTATAGAAGCTGCAGATGCTATGGTTAAAAGTGCTAATGTAACATTAGTAGGATATGAAAAAATAGGATCAGGATTAGTAACTGTAATGGTAAGAGGAGATGTAGGAGCTGTTAAAGCAGCAACAGATGCAGGAGCAGCAGCAGCACAAAAAGTAGGAGAAGTTGTATCAATACATGTAATACCAAGACCTCATATAGATACTGAAAAAATATTGCCACAATCTAATCTTTAA
- a CDS encoding EutN/CcmL family microcompartment protein translates to MYLAKVVGVVVATTKSEGLVGKKMLMVQPLTPEYNPAGNIEVAIDSVGAGNGELVLVATGYAAHQQFNAKDAPIDRAIVAIVDSVEVSKE, encoded by the coding sequence ATGTATTTAGCAAAAGTGGTTGGAGTAGTGGTTGCAACAACCAAAAGCGAAGGACTAGTAGGAAAGAAAATGCTTATGGTACAACCATTAACTCCAGAATATAATCCAGCAGGAAATATTGAAGTAGCTATAGATTCTGTAGGAGCAGGTAATGGTGAACTTGTATTAGTAGCAACTGGTTATGCAGCACATCAACAATTTAATGCTAAGGATGCACCTATAGATAGAGCCATTGTTGCTATAGTAGATAGCGTTGAAGTAAGTAAAGAATGA
- the eutJ gene encoding ethanolamine utilization protein EutJ: MELNDANKGLDIFYDLIKEEKFNKVSDNLKVGVDLGTANIVISVVDENNNPVAGASYPASVVKDGLVVDFIGAIEIVKKLKAKVEKVLGTTISYGSTAIPPGILEGNVKAIGNVLEAADIELVSIIDEPTAAAAVLGIKDGAVVDVGGGTTGVSILKDGKVLYTADEPTGGTHMSLVLSGNYNISFEEAEKLKKDPKKEKDNFILIKPVIEKMAYIVKKHLQGYDVNKIYVVGGACSFSEFTAVFEKIIGIETIKPNHPLLVTPLGIAVSCIK, from the coding sequence ATGGAGTTAAATGATGCAAATAAAGGGTTGGATATTTTTTATGATTTAATAAAAGAAGAAAAGTTCAATAAAGTTAGTGATAACTTAAAAGTTGGAGTAGACCTAGGTACAGCGAATATAGTTATTTCAGTAGTTGACGAAAATAACAATCCAGTAGCTGGAGCATCATATCCAGCATCAGTTGTGAAAGATGGACTAGTCGTAGATTTTATTGGTGCTATAGAAATAGTAAAAAAGTTAAAAGCTAAAGTAGAGAAGGTTTTAGGCACAACTATAAGTTATGGATCAACAGCAATTCCACCTGGAATTTTAGAGGGAAATGTAAAAGCAATTGGAAACGTACTAGAAGCAGCTGATATAGAATTAGTCAGTATTATTGATGAACCAACTGCTGCTGCTGCAGTACTTGGAATAAAAGATGGAGCAGTTGTTGATGTCGGTGGTGGCACAACTGGAGTGAGTATTTTAAAAGATGGAAAAGTATTGTATACAGCAGATGAACCAACAGGTGGTACTCATATGAGTTTAGTTTTATCGGGAAATTACAATATATCTTTTGAGGAAGCAGAAAAATTAAAAAAAGATCCTAAAAAAGAAAAAGATAATTTTATCCTTATCAAACCGGTTATAGAAAAGATGGCTTATATCGTAAAAAAACACTTACAAGGCTATGATGTAAATAAAATTTATGTTGTTGGCGGAGCATGTAGTTTCAGTGAATTTACAGCTGTTTTTGAAAAGATTATTGGTATAGAAACTATAAAACCAAACCATCCATTGCTAGTTACGCCTCTAGGTATTGCTGTTAGTTGCATTAAGTGA
- a CDS encoding flavoprotein produces the protein MVNLNFDEIVQVVLKEVMFQLENKAFRTKKAVVFFTGSTVGLKESITELKKLKTQGIKLKAVLSKHASQMIDSNIINEIFNMEDIYIDDDLEDSNHIYDEEFDLLIGATLSINSLAKVANGISDTMPTALISKCILNGTKVIISKEGVDFRESNIRKNQYKNIPVSYMNMIKGYLDRLESYGINFINSENIFDYIIKKDFNEDILPKVKSKIDDSNINEIVSSNFKNEFNENDRTLEFKINKKVISSEDISNNSENKKIIIPSNSIITSLAKDLSEDLGIQIIKR, from the coding sequence GTGGTTAATTTGAATTTTGATGAGATTGTCCAAGTTGTTTTAAAAGAGGTTATGTTTCAACTAGAAAATAAAGCATTTAGAACTAAAAAAGCTGTGGTTTTTTTTACAGGAAGTACAGTTGGATTAAAAGAGAGCATCACGGAATTAAAAAAATTAAAAACTCAAGGTATAAAATTAAAAGCAGTTTTATCAAAACATGCATCACAAATGATAGATTCAAATATTATAAATGAAATTTTTAATATGGAAGATATTTATATAGATGATGATTTAGAAGATAGTAATCATATATATGATGAAGAATTTGATTTATTAATAGGCGCGACTTTAAGTATAAATTCTTTAGCTAAAGTTGCAAATGGAATAAGTGATACCATGCCAACTGCACTTATATCAAAATGTATTTTAAATGGTACAAAAGTAATAATTTCTAAAGAGGGTGTTGATTTTAGAGAATCAAATATAAGAAAAAATCAATACAAAAATATTCCTGTTTCATATATGAATATGATTAAGGGATATTTAGATAGATTAGAATCTTATGGAATAAATTTCATTAATTCAGAAAATATATTTGATTATATAATAAAAAAAGATTTTAATGAAGATATTTTACCTAAAGTTAAATCTAAAATAGATGATAGTAATATAAATGAAATCGTATCAAGTAATTTTAAAAATGAATTTAATGAAAATGACAGAACTTTAGAATTCAAAATAAATAAAAAAGTAATTTCAAGTGAAGATATTTCTAATAATAGTGAGAATAAAAAAATTATAATTCCAAGTAATTCTATAATTACATCTCTTGCAAAAGATTTATCAGAAGATCTTGGAATACAAATTATAAAAAGGTAG
- the pduA gene encoding BMC domain-containing protein encodes MMHDALGMVETKGLIGAIEAADAMVKSANVILVGYEKIGSGLVTVMVRGDVGAVKAATDAGAAAAQKVGEVVSIHVIPRPHMDTEKLIPKVEN; translated from the coding sequence ATTATGCATGATGCATTAGGAATGGTAGAAACAAAGGGATTAATAGGGGCTATAGAGGCAGCAGATGCTATGGTTAAAAGTGCCAATGTAATATTAGTAGGATATGAAAAAATAGGATCGGGATTAGTAACTGTAATGGTAAGAGGAGATGTAGGAGCAGTTAAAGCAGCAACAGATGCAGGAGCAGCAGCAGCACAAAAAGTAGGAGAAGTTGTATCAATACATGTAATACCAAGGCCACATATGGATACTGAAAAATTAATACCAAAAGTTGAAAATTAA
- a CDS encoding BMC domain-containing protein — translation MRKSIGLLEFKSIAKGIQAADEMVKSANVEIILATPMCPGKYIVILAGDVGDVTNAVSVGKEVGLSYLISEYTIASVHEKVFPAITATCDFDNISSIGVIETMSAVASVIAGDTALKAANVELLEIRIARGLGGKGYVILTGEVSAVKAAIEAAEAKLEEGGDIIGTVVLPSPSKELVQTLL, via the coding sequence ATGAGAAAATCTATTGGATTACTAGAGTTTAAAAGTATTGCAAAAGGAATTCAAGCAGCAGATGAAATGGTTAAATCTGCTAATGTAGAAATTATATTAGCAACTCCAATGTGTCCAGGTAAGTATATAGTAATATTAGCAGGAGATGTAGGAGATGTCACAAATGCAGTTAGCGTTGGTAAGGAAGTTGGACTTAGCTATCTTATAAGCGAATATACAATAGCTAGTGTGCATGAAAAAGTATTTCCAGCAATAACGGCAACTTGTGATTTTGATAATATTTCATCTATTGGTGTTATTGAAACAATGTCAGCTGTTGCTTCTGTAATTGCAGGTGATACAGCGTTAAAAGCAGCCAATGTAGAACTATTAGAAATAAGAATAGCAAGGGGACTTGGTGGAAAAGGATACGTTATTCTTACAGGAGAAGTATCAGCTGTCAAAGCAGCCATAGAAGCAGCAGAAGCTAAGCTTGAAGAGGGCGGAGATATTATAGGAACTGTAGTATTACCTTCACCAAGCAAAGAATTAGTCCAAACATTATTATAG
- a CDS encoding BMC domain-containing protein yields MVKLESFALGLIETIGLVAGIEAADAAVKSSNVEVIGYENSKGGTVVVKIKGDVGAVKAAIQSASASAALVNKVMSTSIIPRPNSELKNIIFAKNKATTSLESKKKVNKVENEHKSNEEIKRVSNKKDIETVEEKNITCNLCMDLMCSRKKGEPRNSCIHFNEIKK; encoded by the coding sequence GTGGTTAAACTGGAGAGCTTTGCTTTAGGACTTATCGAAACAATTGGCCTTGTAGCTGGAATAGAAGCAGCTGATGCTGCTGTGAAATCATCTAATGTAGAGGTTATAGGATATGAAAATTCAAAAGGTGGAACAGTTGTAGTTAAAATAAAGGGGGATGTTGGTGCTGTAAAAGCTGCTATTCAATCAGCATCTGCTTCAGCAGCTTTAGTTAATAAAGTAATGTCTACATCTATTATACCTAGACCTAATTCTGAATTAAAAAATATTATATTTGCTAAGAACAAAGCTACTACATCCTTAGAAAGTAAAAAAAAAGTTAATAAAGTAGAAAATGAACATAAATCTAATGAAGAAATAAAAAGAGTAAGTAATAAAAAAGATATTGAGACAGTTGAAGAAAAAAATATAACATGTAATTTATGTATGGACTTGATGTGTTCAAGAAAAAAAGGTGAACCTAGAAATTCTTGTATACATTTTAATGAAATAAAAAAATAA
- a CDS encoding phosphate propanoyltransferase yields the protein MVQVDIEKIILTVTKAVIEELNKYNESLIPVGISNKHIHLGLRELEGLFGENYKPNIKKELRQPGQYAYDETVEARGPKGYFERIRVLGPLRESTQLEVSISDEMKLGINAPIRQSGKLSGTPGILLKGPKGEIKIDQGVIIASRHIHLSTDFAKKYGYRNGELVDVTSYGPRKVTFHNVIIRVSDDFVPEMHIDTDEANASGLKNGDKIRITKVEGV from the coding sequence ATGGTTCAAGTAGATATAGAGAAAATAATATTAACTGTTACAAAAGCAGTTATAGAAGAATTGAATAAGTATAATGAAAGTTTAATACCCGTAGGAATATCTAATAAGCATATTCATCTTGGATTAAGAGAACTTGAGGGCTTATTTGGAGAAAACTATAAACCTAATATAAAAAAAGAGTTGAGACAGCCAGGACAATATGCATATGATGAAACAGTTGAAGCTAGAGGTCCGAAAGGATATTTTGAAAGAATAAGAGTACTTGGACCATTGAGAGAATCTACTCAATTAGAAGTTTCAATATCAGATGAAATGAAATTAGGTATAAATGCACCTATAAGACAATCAGGAAAACTTAGTGGTACTCCAGGAATATTACTGAAGGGACCTAAGGGAGAAATAAAAATAGATCAGGGTGTAATAATTGCTTCGAGACATATTCATTTATCTACAGATTTTGCAAAAAAATATGGATATAGAAATGGAGAACTAGTTGATGTAACTAGTTATGGTCCAAGAAAAGTAACTTTTCACAATGTAATTATTAGGGTTTCAGATGATTTTGTACCAGAAATGCATATTGATACAGATGAAGCTAATGCTTCAGGACTAAAAAATGGTGATAAGATAAGAATTACTAAAGTTGAAGGAGTTTAG
- a CDS encoding 4Fe-4S dicluster domain-containing protein — protein sequence MEKNFLDLIKDGGLIGAGGAGFPTHVKLNAKVEYVIVNGAECEPLLKVDQQLMAEKSSELLYALNKIVEQTEATKGVIALKGKYKSAMKNLNEKLGEYPKLELFELGNFYPAGDEQITVYEVTKRVVPEGGIPLNVGVIVINVETLLNVYNALEGKPVTEKFLTITGEVKNPITVKVPIGISVRQALELAGGTLIDEFEIIDGGPMMGKLIEDINRPIKKNTKGLIVISKNHNIVVSKKRNIQSMLKQARAACCHCSMCTEVCPRHLLGHKLEPDKMMRIASYGGTCSKEILPAASFLCSECGLCEQVCVMGLQPWKLNSFFKGELAKNGIKNPNHNAPEKADDFREYRKFPVHKLKQRLNIEKYDVEAPLQNEEYDFSEVVILRSQHIGAKAEPIVNIGDVVQKGDLIGDIPNDKLGAKIHASIDGVIKEINDDSIIISK from the coding sequence GTGGAAAAAAACTTTTTAGATTTAATAAAAGATGGTGGGTTAATTGGTGCTGGTGGCGCTGGGTTTCCAACTCATGTAAAATTAAATGCAAAAGTTGAATATGTTATTGTAAATGGTGCTGAATGTGAACCACTTCTAAAAGTAGATCAACAATTGATGGCAGAAAAATCTTCTGAACTTTTATATGCATTAAACAAAATAGTAGAGCAAACTGAAGCAACTAAAGGTGTTATTGCATTAAAGGGTAAATACAAATCAGCAATGAAAAATTTAAATGAAAAATTAGGAGAATATCCAAAACTAGAATTATTCGAACTTGGAAATTTTTATCCAGCAGGAGATGAACAAATTACTGTTTATGAAGTAACTAAAAGAGTTGTTCCAGAAGGTGGGATTCCTTTAAATGTTGGGGTTATAGTTATTAACGTTGAAACATTATTAAATGTATATAATGCTTTAGAAGGAAAACCAGTTACTGAAAAATTTTTAACTATTACAGGTGAAGTTAAAAATCCTATTACTGTTAAAGTTCCCATTGGAATATCAGTAAGACAAGCTCTTGAATTAGCAGGTGGAACATTGATTGATGAGTTTGAAATCATTGATGGTGGTCCTATGATGGGTAAATTAATAGAAGATATTAATAGACCTATAAAGAAAAATACTAAAGGATTAATAGTTATATCTAAGAATCATAATATAGTTGTTTCAAAGAAAAGAAACATACAATCTATGTTAAAACAAGCAAGAGCAGCATGCTGTCATTGTTCAATGTGTACTGAGGTATGCCCAAGACATTTATTAGGACATAAGTTAGAACCCGATAAGATGATGAGAATAGCAAGTTATGGTGGAACTTGCAGTAAAGAAATATTACCAGCAGCTTCATTTCTATGCAGTGAATGTGGACTTTGTGAACAAGTTTGTGTGATGGGACTTCAACCTTGGAAGTTAAATAGTTTCTTTAAAGGTGAATTAGCTAAAAATGGCATTAAAAATCCTAATCATAATGCTCCAGAAAAAGCAGATGATTTCAGAGAATATAGAAAATTCCCAGTTCATAAGCTTAAGCAAAGATTAAATATAGAAAAATACGATGTTGAAGCACCACTTCAAAATGAGGAATATGATTTTTCAGAAGTTGTAATATTAAGATCTCAACATATAGGAGCTAAAGCAGAACCAATAGTTAATATTGGGGATGTAGTTCAAAAGGGTGATCTTATAGGAGATATACCTAATGATAAATTAGGTGCAAAGATTCATGCAAGTATAGATGGAGTTATAAAAGAAATAAATGATGATAGCATTATTATTAGTAAATAA
- a CDS encoding 1-propanol dehydrogenase PduQ, producing the protein MKSFKVPAQILYEDNAVQHLRELKSKGIFIVTDKVMSKLGVIDPVISILKENGINYEVFTEVEPEPTMEVVTHGFKKFLDYGADTIIAIGGGSVIDASKAMIYFLDALKQKLPSSNQEKPYFIAIPTTSGTGSEVTSYAVITDSSTHTKIPLKSDVMYADVALLDWNFTKSVPPTVTADTALDVLTHALEAYVSVGASEYTDALAKEAISTIFDYTEKVFKNGADQEARMKIHNASCMAGIAFENAGLGINHSLAHALGATFGITHGRSNAVLLPYVVEYNSSLFDENHCYDFKAAKRYTEIARLLGLPHTDFKEGVVMFVKALKALLQSVNIPIRIKDFGIDESSFNSAIESMCGRAMQDICTGGNPRTADEKGLRDILIKAYNGN; encoded by the coding sequence ATGAAAAGTTTTAAGGTTCCAGCACAAATATTGTATGAAGATAATGCTGTGCAACATTTAAGAGAATTAAAGTCAAAAGGAATATTTATAGTTACTGATAAAGTTATGTCCAAGCTTGGTGTAATCGATCCAGTAATAAGTATATTAAAAGAAAATGGAATAAATTATGAAGTATTTACAGAGGTAGAACCAGAACCAACAATGGAAGTAGTTACCCATGGATTTAAAAAATTTTTAGATTATGGTGCAGATACTATAATAGCTATAGGTGGTGGATCTGTAATTGATGCTTCAAAAGCTATGATTTATTTTTTAGATGCACTAAAGCAAAAATTACCTTCTTCAAACCAAGAAAAACCATATTTTATAGCGATTCCTACTACAAGTGGAACTGGATCAGAAGTAACATCTTATGCAGTTATAACTGATTCATCAACGCATACTAAAATACCACTAAAAAGTGATGTTATGTACGCAGATGTTGCATTGTTAGATTGGAATTTTACAAAAAGTGTTCCTCCAACAGTAACTGCTGATACAGCATTAGATGTATTAACTCATGCTCTTGAAGCATATGTATCAGTGGGTGCATCAGAATATACTGATGCATTAGCCAAAGAAGCTATTTCTACAATATTTGATTATACAGAAAAAGTATTTAAAAATGGAGCGGATCAAGAAGCAAGAATGAAAATTCATAATGCATCTTGTATGGCTGGAATAGCATTTGAAAATGCCGGACTTGGAATAAATCACAGTCTAGCTCATGCTTTAGGTGCAACATTTGGAATAACCCATGGTAGATCTAATGCGGTTCTTTTACCGTACGTTGTAGAATATAATTCATCATTATTTGATGAAAATCATTGCTATGATTTTAAGGCAGCTAAGAGATATACAGAGATAGCTAGATTACTAGGGTTACCACATACTGATTTTAAAGAAGGTGTAGTAATGTTTGTAAAAGCTTTAAAAGCTTTATTACAATCTGTAAATATACCAATAAGAATAAAAGATTTTGGAATTGATGAAAGTTCATTTAATTCAGCTATAGAATCAATGTGTGGTAGAGCAATGCAGGATATTTGCACTGGAGGAAATCCAAGAACTGCTGATGAAAAAGGTTTAAGAGATATTTTAATTAAAGCTTATAATGGAAATTAA